The Danio aesculapii chromosome 8, fDanAes4.1, whole genome shotgun sequence genome window below encodes:
- the LOC130233998 gene encoding uncharacterized protein LOC130233998 encodes MSECVGAHCLQVLCSHLCCWDTEHRWARGVKHRSPAPIRRSSSKHKHLPSLSVVDVSEWTGWRRAGTERPPVSTETEETLNDVSRCKQTKHTQKIKRADLSLAESMMPVSSTTTDKRNKVKLNTVEVSAVSGCSEFTKHPVFMWIPNLRHQPQHTHTQQ; translated from the exons ATGAG TGAGTGTGTAGGAGCTCATTGTCTTCAGGTGCTGTGTTCACACCTGTGCTGCTGGGACACAGAGCACCGCTGGGCACGAGGGGTCAAACACCGCAGCCCAGCGCCCATCAGGAGATCCAGCAGCAAACACA AGCACCTTCCGTCTTTGAGTGTTGTGGATGTTTCTGAATGGACTGGATGGAGGAGAGCAGGTACAGAAAGGCCACCGGTCAGCACTGAAACTGAAGAGACTCTGAATGATGTTTCTcgctgcaaacaaacaaaacacacacagaagatCAAGAG GGCAGATCTTTCATTAGCAGAATCCATGATGCCTGTATCCAGCACAACCACAGACAAACGAAACAAAGTAAAG TTAAACACAGTGGAGGTCAGTGCTGTGAGCGGCTGCTCAGAATTTACTAAGCATCCGGTGTTCATGTGGATCCCAAACCTGCGGCATCAGCctcagcatacacacacacagcagtaa